Within the Petrotoga mexicana DSM 14811 genome, the region AATAAAAATAGAAAATATGTTAGGGAGGATTACTGTTAGCATAATCTTAAAGTCACTTTTTCCTACTATTTTTGCTGCCTTTACAAATGTTAGCTCTCTAACCGAAATGACAGATCCTCTTATAGTCCTAGCAAATATTGGTACATAAACAATTCCTATAGCCACTATTAAATTAAATGTTGTAGCTCCAAACAAAGCTACTATAAATAGAGCCAATACTAAAGAAGGAAAGGCAAAAAAAGCATCAACTACTCTAGAAATAATTTGATCTACTAATCCTCCATAATAACCAGATAGAAGGCCTAAAAAGGTACCTAAAACGGAAGAAATTATCATTGCACTTAAAGCTATTTTCATACTACTTTGTATTCCATATATGCTCCTGGAAAATACATCTCTACCGAACTGATCTGTCCCAAAAATATACGCAAAATTTGGTGATTGTAAAATGTTTTGAGAATCCATTTCAAGAGGATCATAAGGGGCAATTATTCCTGGGAAAAAAGATATAAAAATTACGATTCCTAGAATAATTATACTTATTACGTTTAGAGGGTTTTTAATAAAATTTTTTAAAAATCTTTTCATATATACATACCTCTTACTCTAAATTTACGCGTGGATCTATAATCGTATAAATAAAATCTATTAACAGATTCAGAATTACTATCACAATAACGATAAAAAGAATAATCGCCTGAATAACAGGATAATCACGTTGATTTACAGATTGTAACAGAAGCCTTCCTAATCCAGGAAGCGCGAACATGTTTTCAATAACTATAGATCCACCAAATAAATATCCTAATTGAATCCCTGTAATTGTTATTATTGGTGTTAATGCGTTTCTAAAAGCGTGTTTATATATAACTTTATTTTTGCTAAGACCTTTAGAATGTGCGACTTTCACGTAATCCTTTGAAAGTTCATCGATCATACTAGTTCGCGTGATTCTTAAAATCTGAGCTGCTATCATTAATCCGAGGGTAAATGAGGGTAGCAAAAAAATTTGAAGGTTCTTTAATGGATTCTCAATAAAAGAAACATATCCAAATATAGTAAAATTATCAAAATAGAAAGAAAATAAAACAATAAAAATGGTCCCAATCCAAAATGCGGGAGAAGATAATCCAACTAGACCGACAACTTTAATCGAATTATCTACGTAAGTATTCTTTTTTAAAGCAGAAATCATTCCCAATGGAATTCCAATAATAATACTAAATAAGATCGATAATAAAGCCAATTCCAATGTAACAGGAAGGCGTTGCACCAACAAATCTGCAACGTCCTCCCCTGTTCTTAAAGAAACACCTAGGTTTCCTGTTACCAAACTCTTTAACCAAATAAAATACTGACTTATCAAAGGTTTATCAAGCCCAAAATCTTCGTACATTTGGAGTATTTGTTCCTCAGATAAAAAATTTTGGGTACCTATGATCATATCAACTACGTCGCCAGGCACAAGTCGAACTAAAAGAAAAACTATAAGAGTTACTAAGAGAATAGTTGGTATAGAAAGTAATATTCTACGAATAAAATAGCTAAAACTCATTAAACATACTCCTCCAAAGGTTATTCTTCAATCCGGGTTTCCCTAAGGAAAATAAGACTTTCATTTGCAAGTGGCTTGAAACCTTCTACATAACTCTGACTCGCGTATAAAACATTGGGTGAATACAAAAATAAAATAGGTGCTTCTTTTACTAAAATGTTTTGCAATTGATTGTAGATTTTTATTCTTTCTACCACATTAGGCTCCTTTCTACCTTCTTCTAACAATTTGTCAACAATACTATTATTATACAAAAACACGTTTGTAGAACCATTAGAATGAAAAGTCCTGTAAAATTGCACATCTGGGTCTATAGAACCAGAATTTAAAGAAATAAAACTGTCAAAATCACTTTCTCCCCATCTGTTGAGGAAAATCCCCCATTCTACTAATTCAATATTAACTTTGACTCCTATTTTAGATAATTGAGATTGTATGACCTGAGCGATTTTATCAAAACTATATCTACTGGCGGTCATTATATTAAATTCAAAACCATTTGGATATCCAACTTCTGCTAAGATACTTTTTGCTTTTTCAGGATTGTACTCATATTCTTCAAAGTTTTCTGGAGTTATCGTCCATGGTTGAACCGTTGGATTGATAGGACCGGTAATAGTGCCTTCTCCAAAAGCGACCATATTAATAATTTCTTCCCTATCGATTGCTAAACTTAACGCAGAACGAACACGGGGATTATTAAGAGGTTCCCTTGTTGTATTAAAGCCTAATAGATAATAACTCAATGCTGGCTGTCGATAAACTTTATAATTATTACTTTGAAGTGATCTTAAAGAAAGAGGTTCTTTAATTTCTATTAAATCAACATCTCCATTTCTCAAAGCAGTTACCCTTGATATTTCTTCCGGCATAATTCTAAAAATTATTTTATCTAAATAAGGTTGATTAGGAATAAAATAGTTAGAATTTTTTTCCAAGGTTATATGATCTCCCGGAACATATTCTGACATGAAAAATGGTCCTGTTCCATTAGTTTTTAATTGCAAATTATTGCCGGTTTCAACAAATTCTTTTGAAACTATTGCACTATTGGTACTTGCAAAATTAATAAGCAAAGTATTAGCCATAGGAACTTTTAATTTAAATTGTATTCTTTTTGAATCTAAAACTTCAATACTTTCGACTTCTGAATAATATGCAGCAGCAGGAGAACCAACCTCTTCATCCATAATCCTCTCAAACGTATAAAGTACGTCTTCTATCGTTAATTTTTCACCATTGTGAAAGTACACATTATCTCTTATAGTAAAAATTATCGTATTAGGGTCTGGTACTTCATATTTTTCTGCAATATTCGGAACTAAATTCATATTTTCATCATATTTTAACAACCCATCATAAACATTTTCTAATATTCTAAAGGATGCAAATGCAGTAACTAAATTTGGATCAAATCCTACAGGTTCTGTTTCAATTCCAATTTGAAGTACACCTCCGTTTTGTTGCGAAAAACCAAATATAACCAAAGTAAGAACACTCAATACCACAAAAATCTTTTTCATTTTTGTTCCCTCCTAAAATTTTTTGGGATACTAGCTTCAGAAACACTAAAATTTTTTGTAATACCTCTTGTATTGTACTCTCTTATTTAGCTCTTTATTTCGTTTTTATTATATAGTAATTACTTTTTTAACAAACAAACAGAATTTTAGGGTTTCTAAGTTTTTTAACTGACATAATACCAAAAAGTGGTAAATATTTAGAAAGTCTCACTCTTTAAAAAATAAGAAGACTTTTTTGTATTAAAGTAATTACTTAATTGTAAGATTTTCGTCTCTTAATTATACTACTATAATTTTTCTTTTGCAAATTAGAGATAATGAGTTATAATCTTCTAATCCTTAATAATTGCCAATAATTCTGAATAATTGCTCTTAATTAAAAAAAATAAAATTGACATATTGTTATGACTTAAGATACAATATATATAATCAAAAAAGTAGGGGAAAATACAAGCTATAAAAGTATAGAATTTGCACATACGGTTTTAATGAAAATATTCAAACTTCTTTGCTTAAAACTCTAAAAGGAGAAATAGAACCAATTGGGAACTTACCAATTAAATGGAGGCAAAAATATGCTAGATAACCTGGAGACAGAAAAAAGTAACCCTAAGACTCAGAATTTGGATGATATGGACATATATGAAATACTACGAATAATTAATCAAGAGGATGCCACAATAGCGTTATCCATTGCCGAAAATTTAGAGAATATCAAAAATGTGGTTGTTAACTGTATTTCTACAATTAAGAATAAAGGAAGAATCATATATGTCGGTGCAGGAACGAGTGGCAGAGTGGCGGTTGTAGATGCGGTAGAAACAGTTCCAACTTTTGGTATAGATTCAGGAATCTTTCTCCCCTTAATCGCGGGAGGAGAAAAAGCCTTCTTTCAAGCTACAGAACATGTTGAAGATTACGAAGAAGGTGGAAAAAAAGACTTAGAAAAAAATAATGTCCGTTCGGAAGATTATGTAATAGGAATAACTGCCAGCGGGCGAACACCTTATGTTAAAGGTGCATTATCCAAGGCAAAAGAAATTGGATGTAAAACTGCTTTGATTTGTAACGTAAAAAACCCCGAATTGATGAAAATCTCAGATATTGTAGTTTCTTTGAGAACCGGCCCAGAAGTCATTGCAGGAAGTACAAGAATGAAAGCTGGCACAGCTCAAAAAATGGTTTTAAATATGATAAGCACTGTCACCATGATAAAACTTGGAAAGACTTTTAAAAACTACATGGTGGACGTTAAAATTATGAATCAAAAATTAGAAGAAAGAGCAGTAAGAATAATTTCTGAGGTAACCGGATTGGATAAAAAAACCTGTAAGGAGTACTTAATCAAAGCTGATATGAAACCCAAATTGGCAATATTGATGATTTTATCTGGAAAAGACAAAGAATTTTGTACTGAAGCTCTAAAGAAAAACGAAGTATTAAATGAAGCATTGAAAACATTAAAAAATTAAACCCATACAAAAATCCCCATATTTGGGGATTTTTTATCAAATTATATTTCATTTTCGTTTGAAAATTTCATACACTTTATCTACATCATATGTATTTATCACATCTTTCGCTTCAAGCCAACCTTTACGTGCGATGCCTATTCCATATTTTACGTCTCGTAGTCCTTCCACTCTATGAGCGTCTGGACAAATAGCAAGCTTAACTCCTTTTTCTTTTGCGTATTTAATGTATCGCCAATCTATATCTAACCTATGAGGGTTTGAGTTTATTTCAATTATTTTATTATATTCAGCACAAGCATCGATAACCCTATAAACGTCAAGATCATATCCATCCCTTGAAAGCAATAATCTACCGGTTAAATGTCCTATAATCGTTGTGTATTTGTTCTTTACAGCTTTTATAATCCTTTCAGTCATCTCTTCTTTGCTCATCTTAAAATTAGAATGTACTGAAGCAATTACAAAATCAAATTTTTTTAATAAATCTTCTTCATAGTCCAGCGAACCATCTTTCAAGATATCTGATTCTATGCCTTTCAGTATCTTTATATCCGAATATTTTTCGTTCAATCTATCAATTTCGTCGAACTGTCTTAATATATCTTCCTCATTTAAACCATGTGCATATCGAGCAGATTTACTATGATCTGTAATACCTATATACTTGTAACCTAGTTCTCTTGCACTATATACCATCTCGGTAAGAGAATTCGCTCCATCGCTGTAATTAGTATGCACATGAAAAACACCTTTGATATCTTTTTCTTCTACCAATACTGGTATTTCACCTTTCTCGGCAGCTTCAATTTCACCCATATTTTCACGAATTTCAGGTGGGATATAAGATAAATTTAATTTTCTGAATATCTCTTCTTCATCATGGCATTCGATAAGGGTATCCCCTTTAAATAACCCATATTCGTTCATCTTTATACCCATTCGTTTTGCCCTATGCCTCATGGCTGTGTTATGCTCTTTACTACCGGTGAAATGATGCAAAGCGTACGGGTACTCTTCATCCTTTACTACCCTTAAATCAGCATTAATGCCAGATTCTAAAGTTATACTTGTCTTCGTATCTCCTTTAACGATCACATCTTTTGTTTTCTCGTATTCTACAAAG harbors:
- the murQ gene encoding N-acetylmuramic acid 6-phosphate etherase — its product is MLDNLETEKSNPKTQNLDDMDIYEILRIINQEDATIALSIAENLENIKNVVVNCISTIKNKGRIIYVGAGTSGRVAVVDAVETVPTFGIDSGIFLPLIAGGEKAFFQATEHVEDYEEGGKKDLEKNNVRSEDYVIGITASGRTPYVKGALSKAKEIGCKTALICNVKNPELMKISDIVVSLRTGPEVIAGSTRMKAGTAQKMVLNMISTVTMIKLGKTFKNYMVDVKIMNQKLEERAVRIISEVTGLDKKTCKEYLIKADMKPKLAILMILSGKDKEFCTEALKKNEVLNEALKTLKN
- a CDS encoding ABC transporter substrate-binding protein, with translation MKKIFVVLSVLTLVIFGFSQQNGGVLQIGIETEPVGFDPNLVTAFASFRILENVYDGLLKYDENMNLVPNIAEKYEVPDPNTIIFTIRDNVYFHNGEKLTIEDVLYTFERIMDEEVGSPAAAYYSEVESIEVLDSKRIQFKLKVPMANTLLINFASTNSAIVSKEFVETGNNLQLKTNGTGPFFMSEYVPGDHITLEKNSNYFIPNQPYLDKIIFRIMPEEISRVTALRNGDVDLIEIKEPLSLRSLQSNNYKVYRQPALSYYLLGFNTTREPLNNPRVRSALSLAIDREEIINMVAFGEGTITGPINPTVQPWTITPENFEEYEYNPEKAKSILAEVGYPNGFEFNIMTASRYSFDKIAQVIQSQLSKIGVKVNIELVEWGIFLNRWGESDFDSFISLNSGSIDPDVQFYRTFHSNGSTNVFLYNNSIVDKLLEEGRKEPNVVERIKIYNQLQNILVKEAPILFLYSPNVLYASQSYVEGFKPLANESLIFLRETRIEE
- a CDS encoding ABC transporter permease, whose translation is MKRFLKNFIKNPLNVISIIILGIVIFISFFPGIIAPYDPLEMDSQNILQSPNFAYIFGTDQFGRDVFSRSIYGIQSSMKIALSAMIISSVLGTFLGLLSGYYGGLVDQIISRVVDAFFAFPSLVLALFIVALFGATTFNLIVAIGIVYVPIFARTIRGSVISVRELTFVKAAKIVGKSDFKIMLTVILPNIFSIFIVTFTTNFSTAILTEASLGFLGLGVPPPEPTLGGLVGQGTNFILTAPWLTLLPGAIIAIIVLSINILGDGLRDVLDPKFFR
- the polX gene encoding DNA polymerase/3'-5' exonuclease PolX, coding for MDKKSVINIFNEIGLLLELKGENPFKIRAYYNAARTLETLDKDIEILVKNNKLKEVKGIGEAINKKITELITTGRLEYYENLKESIPEGLVEMLKIPGLGPKKIKTLYDKLDIKTVGELEYACLENRLVELPGFGEKTQKKILEGIKFVKRFSNQHLFSEAYFEANLLKQYLLKTGLVIRCEIAGSIRRKKEIVKDIDILATTDNPKKLMESFVEYEKTKDVIVKGDTKTSITLESGINADLRVVKDEEYPYALHHFTGSKEHNTAMRHRAKRMGIKMNEYGLFKGDTLIECHDEEEIFRKLNLSYIPPEIRENMGEIEAAEKGEIPVLVEEKDIKGVFHVHTNYSDGANSLTEMVYSARELGYKYIGITDHSKSARYAHGLNEEDILRQFDEIDRLNEKYSDIKILKGIESDILKDGSLDYEEDLLKKFDFVIASVHSNFKMSKEEMTERIIKAVKNKYTTIIGHLTGRLLLSRDGYDLDVYRVIDACAEYNKIIEINSNPHRLDIDWRYIKYAKEKGVKLAICPDAHRVEGLRDVKYGIGIARKGWLEAKDVINTYDVDKVYEIFKRK
- a CDS encoding ABC transporter permease yields the protein MSFSYFIRRILLSIPTILLVTLIVFLLVRLVPGDVVDMIIGTQNFLSEEQILQMYEDFGLDKPLISQYFIWLKSLVTGNLGVSLRTGEDVADLLVQRLPVTLELALLSILFSIIIGIPLGMISALKKNTYVDNSIKVVGLVGLSSPAFWIGTIFIVLFSFYFDNFTIFGYVSFIENPLKNLQIFLLPSFTLGLMIAAQILRITRTSMIDELSKDYVKVAHSKGLSKNKVIYKHAFRNALTPIITITGIQLGYLFGGSIVIENMFALPGLGRLLLQSVNQRDYPVIQAIILFIVIVIVILNLLIDFIYTIIDPRVNLE